Proteins co-encoded in one bacterium genomic window:
- a CDS encoding TIGR03619 family F420-dependent LLM class oxidoreductase, producing MRFSFAESMCDPSHYLPLAIAADQAGFHSFTVPDSICYPEVSDSKYPYTPDGNREFLEDKPFIEPFTLIPAMAAVTERLRFTTFVVKLPIRNPVLVAKSASSVAVMTDNRFGFGIGLSPWPDDFRVTDSQWQGRGARMDEMIEIIRGLTAGGFYEFHGKFYDVESIKLCPVPSQPIPLLIGGHADRALRRAAELGDGWMHAGGDGEDLKSYLAKLAGFRKACGRDGDPFEVHVISMDAYTLDGVRRMEDAGVTDAIVGFRNAYETDTQSVKHKIGALNQYADSVISRL from the coding sequence TTGCGTTTCAGCTTTGCAGAATCGATGTGCGATCCGTCCCACTACCTGCCACTCGCGATTGCGGCCGATCAGGCGGGATTCCACTCATTCACCGTCCCGGACAGCATCTGTTATCCGGAAGTTTCCGACAGCAAGTACCCCTACACGCCTGATGGCAACCGGGAATTCCTGGAAGACAAGCCCTTCATCGAACCGTTCACGTTGATTCCCGCGATGGCGGCCGTGACCGAACGGCTGCGCTTCACGACCTTCGTAGTGAAACTTCCGATCCGGAATCCGGTGCTGGTGGCGAAATCCGCCAGTTCCGTGGCGGTCATGACGGACAATCGTTTCGGGTTCGGAATCGGCCTGAGTCCCTGGCCCGATGACTTCCGCGTAACGGATTCACAATGGCAGGGTCGCGGCGCACGCATGGACGAGATGATCGAGATCATCCGCGGGCTGACAGCCGGTGGTTTCTACGAGTTTCACGGCAAGTTCTACGACGTGGAGAGCATCAAGCTCTGTCCGGTTCCGAGCCAACCGATTCCCCTGCTGATCGGCGGCCACGCCGATCGCGCATTGCGCAGAGCCGCGGAACTGGGCGACGGTTGGATGCACGCGGGTGGAGACGGAGAGGACCTGAAAAGCTACCTCGCCAAGCTGGCGGGCTTCCGAAAGGCCTGCGGCCGCGACGGAGATCCCTTCGAAGTTCACGTGATCTCGATGGACGCCTACACCCTCGACGGCGTCCGCCGCATGGAAGACGCGGGAGTAACCGACGCAATCGTCGGTTTCCGCAACGCGTACGAAACCGATACCCAGAGCGTGAAACACAAGATCGGCGCGTTGAACCAGTACGCCGATAGCGTCATTTCCCGATTGTAG